The following are encoded in a window of Chaetodon auriga isolate fChaAug3 chromosome 24, fChaAug3.hap1, whole genome shotgun sequence genomic DNA:
- the nat8l gene encoding N-acetylaspartate synthetase, with protein MHFSSPKMVCETKIVADEHDAIPGTKKESIMWSSPPSSAALNPAEAKDVRKDAVFIREFERGDQEEVRRIFYEGIMERIPNTAFRGLRQQPKTQFLYALLTVMCFFVTKSVTLTCCAPLILMGARYYYSRKVIQSYLDCALHTDMADIEAYYMTPTGSCFWVAVLDGRVVGIVAAQGREDDNTVELRRMSVDSRYRGKGIAKALGRRVLEFAVRNNYAAVVLGTTAVKLAAHKLYESLGFRRTGQSEDYRLPGMSRSPLERLFFQIRYSRYRLQLREE; from the exons ATGCATTTTTCGTCTCCCAAAATGGTTTGCGAGACTAAAATTGTTGCGGACGAACACGATGCTATACCTGGGACCAAAAAAGAGTCGATCATGTGGAGCTCTCCTCCGTCCAGCGCGGCTCTGAACCCCGCCGAGGCCAAGGATGTGAGGAAAGATGCGGTTTTTATCCGCGAGTTCGAGCGCGGGGATCAAGAGGAGGTGCGGCGCATCTTTTACGAGGGTATTATGGAGAGGATACCCAACACGGCGTTTAGGGGGCTCAGGCAGCAGCCCAAGACTCAGTTTTTATATGCTCTTCTGACAG TAATGTGCTTTTTCGTGACCAAATCCGTCACGCTGACCTGCTGCGCACCCCTCATTCTCATGGGTGCGCGCTACTACTACAGCAGGAAAGTTATCCAGAGTTATCTGGACTGTGCTCTGCACACGGACATGGCTGACATAGAGGCTTATTACATGACACCAACAG GCTCTTGTTTCTGGGTGGCGGTGCTGGACGGACGCGTGGTGGGCATCGTGGCGGCGCAAGGCCGCGAGGACGACAACACGGTCGAGCTGCGGCGCATGTCGGTGGACTCTCGCTACCGCGGCAAAGGCATTGCGAAGGCGCTGGGTCGTCGTGTTCTGGAGTTCGCCGTGCGCAACAACTACGCCGCCGTGGTCCTCGGCACGACAGCTGTCAAGTTGGCCGCCCACAAGCTGTACGAGTCGCTGGGCTTCCGCCGAACGGGCCAGAGCGAGGACTACAGGCTCCCCGGCATGAGCCGCTCGCCACTGGAGAGGCTCTTCTTCCAGATCCGCTACAGCCGCTACCGCCTGCAGCTCCGCGAAGAGTGA